Proteins from a genomic interval of Helicoverpa armigera isolate CAAS_96S chromosome 9, ASM3070526v1, whole genome shotgun sequence:
- the LOC110369895 gene encoding integrin beta-PS isoform X1, which produces MYTQRSIILRLCVWVSLAALCCGQRAEQLLAQNPCYSKTTCSDCIRTPSCAWCFAAEFNGPRCFNPAMERGGTAGCNEAFIFNPDNQRTIDPRYNLELSRATSRAGMVGGSYEESYSSKGSSFSASGSSAAAAGAAGAGGESLVQMRPQRVNLNLRMNQMQKLTFAYSRAQDYPVDLYYLMDLSRSMKNDKEKLSTLGSLLSATMRNMTSQFRIGFGSFVDKLVMPYVSTVPKNLISPCDGCAAPYGYQNQMSLSTDTNFFEQAVANADVSGNLDAPEGGFDAIMQAVVCKQQIGWRDQARRLLVFSTDAGFHYAGDGKLGGIVQPNDGECHMKDNTYTHSTLQDYPSISQINHKVKKHAINVIFAVTAEQISVYEQLSKHIEGSSTGVLSNDSDNIVDLVREQYNKITSTVEMKDSSSDAVQIVYYSSCLTGKDPIQTNKCDGLKVGDVVEFTAEITLKECPKDRKNWKQTFEISPVGISDSLTVDLEMVCGCPCELPDHHAYNDSPLVCSGEGVSACGVCVCHPGRFGKNCECSAAGGVSAEQERGCRPTNASTGPLCSNRGTCICGVCECNKMDDPLKVISGPFCECDNFTCDMNKGLLCSGPEHGECVCGKCSCTPDYTGPACQCLKDQTPCRSPENNEICSGHGKCVCGQCVCDVGDDRHYSGRYCEKCPTCPGRCQEFKDCVLCEVHKRGDLYNADRDDCGTCAYFPIIEEGKIEANESRNEHLCSFYDEEDCLFVYVYSYNDNQQLVIRAQKERECPKKVPILGIVLGVIAAIVLVGLALLMLWKMATTIHDRREFARFEKERMMAKWDTGENPIYKQATSTFKNPTYAGK; this is translated from the exons atgtaCACACAACGATCGATTATTCTACGACTATGTGTGTGGGTGAGCCTGGCTGCGTTGTGCTGCGGCCAGCGCGCTGAGCAGCTTCTGGCACAGAACCCCTGCTACAGCAAGACCACGTGCAGTGACTGCATCCGCACGCCCAGCTGCGCGTGGTGCTTCGCGGCAGAGTTCAACGGCCCGAGGTGCTTCAACCCTGCCATGGAGAGGGGCGGCACCGCTGGATGCAATGAAGCTTTCATTTTCAATCCAGACAACCAACGCACTATCGACCCTAGATACAATTTGGAACTAAGCAGAG CTACGTCCAGAGCGGGTATGGTAGGAGGCTCATACGAAGAATCCTATAGCTCGAAGGGTAGCAGTTTCTCAGCGTCAGGTTCGTCGGCCGCCGCTGCCGGAGCGGCTGGCGCTGGTGGCGAGAGCCTGGTACAGATGAGGCCTCAGAGAGTTAATCTCAACTTAAGAATGA ATCAAATGCAAAAGCTGACATTCGCTTACTCCCGAGCGCAAGATTATCCAGTAGACTTGTACTATCTTATGGACCTGAGTAGATCTATGAAGAACGACAAAGAGAAGCTGAGTACGTTGGGCAGTCTGCTCTCAGCCACCATGAGGAACATGACTTCCCAGTTCAGAATAGGTTTCGGCTCTTTTGTAGACAAACTAGTCATGCCTTATGTGTCTACTGTACCTAAGAA tttgatTTCGCCTTGCGATGGTTGTGCAGCGCCTTATGGATACCAGAATCAGATGTCTCTCAGCACAGATACAAACTTCTTCGAG CAAGCGGTAGCTAATGCTGACGTATCAGGTAACTTGGACGCGCCTGAAGGAGGTTTCGATGCCATCATGCAGGCCGTTGTGTGCAAACAACAGATCGGCTGGAGAGACCAAGCTAGAAGACTTCTTGTCTTCTCCACTGATGCTGGATTCCATTATGCTGGAGACGGAAAG CTCGGCGGTATCGTCCAACCTAATGACGGCGAATGCCACATGAAGGACAATACATACACACACTCGACACTACAGGATTACCCTAGCATCTCACAAATTAATCATAAG GTAAAGAAGCACGCCATCAACGTGATATTCGCAGTAACAGCGGAACAGATCAGCGTATACGAACAACTGAGCAAGCACATCGAGGGCTCCAGTACAGGCGTGCTCAGCAATGATTCCGACAACATCGTCGATCTTGTTAGAGAACAGTACAAT AAAATTACATCAACGGTGGAAATGAAAGACTCATCGAGCGACGCCGTGCAAATAGTGTATTACTCATCCTGTCTCACTGGCAAAGATCCGATACAGACGAACAAGTGCGACGGATTGAAG GTGGGAGATGTAGTAGAATTCACAGCTGAGATTACGCTCAAAGAATGTCCCAAAGACCGCAAAAACTGGAAGCAGACTTTCGAGATCTCTCCCGTCGGTATCTCTGACAGCCTCACCGTTGATCTGGAGATGGTTTGCGGCTGCCCCTGTGAACTGCCGGATCACCAT GCGTACAACGACAGCCCATTAGTATGCAGCGGTGAAGGCGTCTCAGCGTGCGGTGTATGCGTGTGCCACCCGGGGCGGTTCGGCAAGAACTGCGAATGCTCCGCGGCGGGCGGCGTGTCGGCCGAGCAGGAGCGCGGCTGCCGCCCCACCAACGCCAGCACCGGCCCGCTCTGCTCCAACCGCGGCACCTGCATCTGCGGCGTCTGCGAGTGTAATAAGATGGATGATCCGCTCAAG GTGATATCCGGTCCGTTCTGCGAGTGCGACAACTTCACGTGCGACATGAACAAGGGGCTGCTGTGCTCCGGGCCCGAGCACGGCGAGTGCGTGTGCGGCAAGTGCAGCTGCACGCCCGACTACACCGGCCCCGCCTGCCAGTGCCTCAAGGACCAGACGCCGTGCCGCTCGCCTG AAAACAATGAAATATGCAGCGGTCACGGAAAATGTGTTTGCGGTCAATGTGTGTGTGATGTGGGTGACGATCGTCATTACTCCGGCAGATACTGTGAGAAGTGTCCT ACATGTCCCGGTCGTTGTCAAGAGTTCAAAGACTGTGTACTGTGCGAGGTACACAAACGCGGAGACCTGTACAACGCCGATAGGGACGACTGTGGAACTTGCGCATACTTCCCCATCATTGAAGAAGGCAAAATCGAAG CCAACGAATCTCGAAACGAGCACTTGTGCAGTTTCTACGACGAAGAAGACTGTCTGTTCGTGTACGTCTACTCTTACAATGACAACCAGCAGCTCGTGATCAGAGCGCAGAAGGAACGGGAATGTCCTAAGAAG GTACCCATTCTGGGCATTGTGCTCGGTGTGATAGCAGCCATCGTGTTGGTGGGGCTCGCGTTACTGATGCTGTGGAAGATGGCCACCACCATACATGATCGCAGGGAGTTCGCTCGCTTCGAGAAGGAACGCATGATGGCCAAGTGGGACACG GGCGAGAACCCCATCTACAAGCAAGCGACGTCAACCTTCAAGAACCCCACATACGCTGGAAAATAG
- the LOC110369895 gene encoding integrin beta-PS isoform X2, which translates to MYTQRSIILRLCVWVSLAALCCGQRAEQLLAQNPCYSKTTCSDCIRTPSCAWCFAAEFNGPRCFNPAMERGGTAGCNEAFIFNPDNQRTIDPRYNLELSRATSRAGMVGGSYEESYSSKGSSFSASGSSAAAAGAAGAGGESLVQMRPQRVNLNLRMNQMQKLTFAYSRAQDYPVDLYYLMDLSRSMKNDKEKLSTLGSLLSATMRNMTSQFRIGFGSFVDKLVMPYVSTVPKNLISPCDGCAAPYGYQNQMSLSTDTNFFEQAVANADVSGNLDAPEGGFDAIMQAVVCKQQIGWRDQARRLLVFSTDAGFHYAGDGKLGGIVQPNDGECHMKDNTYTHSTLQDYPSISQINHKVKKHAINVIFAVTAEQISVYEQLSKHIEGSSTGVLSNDSDNIVDLVREQYNKITSTVEMKDSSSDAVQIVYYSSCLTGKDPIQTNKCDGLKVGDVVEFTAEITLKECPKDRKNWKQTFEISPVGISDSLTVDLEMVCGCPCELPDHHAYNDSPLVCSGEGVSACGVCVCHPGRFGKNCECSAAGGVSAEQERGCRPTNASTGPLCSNRGTCICGVCECNKMDDPLKVISGPFCECDNFTCDMNKGLLCSGPEHGECVCGKCSCTPDYTGPACQCLKDQTPCRSPENNEICSGHGKCVCGQCVCDVGDDRHYSGRYCEKCPTCPGRCQEFKDCVLCEVHKRGDLYNADRDDCGTCAYFPIIEEGKIEANESRNEHLCSFYDEEDCLFVYVYSYNDNQQLVIRAQKERECPKKGENPIYKQATSTFKNPTYAGK; encoded by the exons atgtaCACACAACGATCGATTATTCTACGACTATGTGTGTGGGTGAGCCTGGCTGCGTTGTGCTGCGGCCAGCGCGCTGAGCAGCTTCTGGCACAGAACCCCTGCTACAGCAAGACCACGTGCAGTGACTGCATCCGCACGCCCAGCTGCGCGTGGTGCTTCGCGGCAGAGTTCAACGGCCCGAGGTGCTTCAACCCTGCCATGGAGAGGGGCGGCACCGCTGGATGCAATGAAGCTTTCATTTTCAATCCAGACAACCAACGCACTATCGACCCTAGATACAATTTGGAACTAAGCAGAG CTACGTCCAGAGCGGGTATGGTAGGAGGCTCATACGAAGAATCCTATAGCTCGAAGGGTAGCAGTTTCTCAGCGTCAGGTTCGTCGGCCGCCGCTGCCGGAGCGGCTGGCGCTGGTGGCGAGAGCCTGGTACAGATGAGGCCTCAGAGAGTTAATCTCAACTTAAGAATGA ATCAAATGCAAAAGCTGACATTCGCTTACTCCCGAGCGCAAGATTATCCAGTAGACTTGTACTATCTTATGGACCTGAGTAGATCTATGAAGAACGACAAAGAGAAGCTGAGTACGTTGGGCAGTCTGCTCTCAGCCACCATGAGGAACATGACTTCCCAGTTCAGAATAGGTTTCGGCTCTTTTGTAGACAAACTAGTCATGCCTTATGTGTCTACTGTACCTAAGAA tttgatTTCGCCTTGCGATGGTTGTGCAGCGCCTTATGGATACCAGAATCAGATGTCTCTCAGCACAGATACAAACTTCTTCGAG CAAGCGGTAGCTAATGCTGACGTATCAGGTAACTTGGACGCGCCTGAAGGAGGTTTCGATGCCATCATGCAGGCCGTTGTGTGCAAACAACAGATCGGCTGGAGAGACCAAGCTAGAAGACTTCTTGTCTTCTCCACTGATGCTGGATTCCATTATGCTGGAGACGGAAAG CTCGGCGGTATCGTCCAACCTAATGACGGCGAATGCCACATGAAGGACAATACATACACACACTCGACACTACAGGATTACCCTAGCATCTCACAAATTAATCATAAG GTAAAGAAGCACGCCATCAACGTGATATTCGCAGTAACAGCGGAACAGATCAGCGTATACGAACAACTGAGCAAGCACATCGAGGGCTCCAGTACAGGCGTGCTCAGCAATGATTCCGACAACATCGTCGATCTTGTTAGAGAACAGTACAAT AAAATTACATCAACGGTGGAAATGAAAGACTCATCGAGCGACGCCGTGCAAATAGTGTATTACTCATCCTGTCTCACTGGCAAAGATCCGATACAGACGAACAAGTGCGACGGATTGAAG GTGGGAGATGTAGTAGAATTCACAGCTGAGATTACGCTCAAAGAATGTCCCAAAGACCGCAAAAACTGGAAGCAGACTTTCGAGATCTCTCCCGTCGGTATCTCTGACAGCCTCACCGTTGATCTGGAGATGGTTTGCGGCTGCCCCTGTGAACTGCCGGATCACCAT GCGTACAACGACAGCCCATTAGTATGCAGCGGTGAAGGCGTCTCAGCGTGCGGTGTATGCGTGTGCCACCCGGGGCGGTTCGGCAAGAACTGCGAATGCTCCGCGGCGGGCGGCGTGTCGGCCGAGCAGGAGCGCGGCTGCCGCCCCACCAACGCCAGCACCGGCCCGCTCTGCTCCAACCGCGGCACCTGCATCTGCGGCGTCTGCGAGTGTAATAAGATGGATGATCCGCTCAAG GTGATATCCGGTCCGTTCTGCGAGTGCGACAACTTCACGTGCGACATGAACAAGGGGCTGCTGTGCTCCGGGCCCGAGCACGGCGAGTGCGTGTGCGGCAAGTGCAGCTGCACGCCCGACTACACCGGCCCCGCCTGCCAGTGCCTCAAGGACCAGACGCCGTGCCGCTCGCCTG AAAACAATGAAATATGCAGCGGTCACGGAAAATGTGTTTGCGGTCAATGTGTGTGTGATGTGGGTGACGATCGTCATTACTCCGGCAGATACTGTGAGAAGTGTCCT ACATGTCCCGGTCGTTGTCAAGAGTTCAAAGACTGTGTACTGTGCGAGGTACACAAACGCGGAGACCTGTACAACGCCGATAGGGACGACTGTGGAACTTGCGCATACTTCCCCATCATTGAAGAAGGCAAAATCGAAG CCAACGAATCTCGAAACGAGCACTTGTGCAGTTTCTACGACGAAGAAGACTGTCTGTTCGTGTACGTCTACTCTTACAATGACAACCAGCAGCTCGTGATCAGAGCGCAGAAGGAACGGGAATGTCCTAAGAAG GGCGAGAACCCCATCTACAAGCAAGCGACGTCAACCTTCAAGAACCCCACATACGCTGGAAAATAG